The nucleotide window CAGCAGTTTCAAGAGGGCATTATTCAAGAACCCCCTTCGTTCTCAGAGGAGACCCCACGCTGTCTGGCGCCCTCTGTCCCCAGTCCGGCAGTGCCTGTGGTTGAGGATTAAACGGTCCTCTGCTGTGGAAGCCCAGCTTTGTGTCTAGCCATCCTTAAAATCTGGAGGAAAGCTGTTCTTTAGTTTAGCTCCGAACTTGGTTAAGTTCTCATGCCTGAAACCTTTTAGGCAACCAGTTGGGAAACATTTACTGGGCACTTCCTCTTGCCTGGCATCGTGCTAGCTTCTACGGATTTAgtagtgagaaaaaaatagacatgtCTCTGCTCCTAACTTTGAAAACCTGATAAATCTATAAGCCCTTTACCctgaaaaatacacatatatctgTACGTTTTGAAATGTGCCCGTGATCTTAGAGGTGTCACGGATCCCCTGAAGCACAGCCGGGGTAGCTTAAAGGCCTATAATTTCCTCTTGAAGAAGCCCAACTATAGTGCCTGTTGACCTAGAGCTCGGTCCTTCATCAATGCCGAGCAAAAGCATGAAATTCCAGGGATCAGGAGTGGGTCGCACGTAGGGAAGGCAGCTGGAGGCACTGTTGCCTGTCATCTCACTGGGTTCTGAAGCCGTGTCTCCTCTTCTAGGCTCCCCAAACCTAAGGACAAGGCCTCCACCACGCAGAGAATCCAGCCTGGTATGTGTACTaaatttcttctcccttttttgtCCCGTTTCTGGGGATGCACTGTAGCAGCCCCGATTAATTGGCTGTCTTGCTGCAGAGTGTGTTGGTCCAGAGGTTTTCCAGGGCCTTGCTGGGGCTTCCAGCTTtgtggggctgagggcagggagcCCACAGATCTTCCTGGGGGTCTGGCTGGACAGTTTATAATCGGAAATGCACTGCACTCCAAAGCTAAATAAATCCATCCTGCCACTGCACTGGCAGACATAAACATTTAGACTGGCCAGCAAGAGTGTCCAGCCAGGGCATTGCCAGTGGCTAGAAATGGGGTTGCTGTCCACGTTAGCCTGGAAGCCTTCCAGCTTTGCCCTGTTGAGGAATGCCCAAGGGGTGCGCTGGATGCCAGAGCCtgggggggcagagggcagaccAGCGAGCATCCTGGTCCAGGGAGGGGGTGAGTTGGAAGGGCTGGCTCATACTGAAGCTTAAAGAGAGTTAACGCTGCTTGGGTCCCTGGCAATGGGTGGGGTTTCCTGGTGTCCAGGTGTCCAGACCCTCTGGCAGGTATATGTGCAGTCAGGGGCAAGTCTTGGGGTGGCAGCAAGCTGAGAGCCCTAGAACAAAGAACCGTTATCGGGGGGCAGTAGGATGCAGGGGAAAGATGGGCTTCAGGCCTGCCCCGCATGGGTTCGCATCCCGCTTCTGACACCCAGGAGCAGAGAGACGCTAGGCAAGTCACACACCTCCACAAACCTGTTTCCTTGTCTACGCGATGAGGACAGCACTACCATCTATCTCCTAGGACTGTTGTAAGGATGAAACGAGATGACGTATGTAGAGGGCTGGTAAATGGGTGTCCATTTCCGTGTCGACTCTTGACTGTTTGGTAGTACTACCTGGTGCACAGCGTCGAGAGAGACTGAAGTCACTGCGTGTAGCACAAGAGTTACTGTGGTCAGTGGCATCTGCCCTGGAGAGGGGGGTGTCAGTCGTGGAAGAGCAGGCCCTCCATACATGGAGGACTTTTGAAGATTTGGTCCCTGGAGATGAGACCTTCCTTGTCCTGGCCATTGTCCCCAGTTGAGTTTCTGTCTGTCTTTCCTCTCTGGTTTTACACACACAGCTAAACAATGAATTCTCCTTTCCTCCCGTCTCTTTTGGCCCCAGCTAATTAGTTTCAGGCAGACTTGATTTTGGCAAGAATGGGGTAATTCCTTCCACACTCAGCAAATGTGGGGAGTGCTGAAGCAGGGCTGCTGTTTCCAGTTAGGCCCAGCGGAGTCCCACTTGGCCAGGTGCAGGGGACATTGACGGTTCACACCCGGTCCCCCCAAAccggcctcccccacccctcgcTCACGCTGACACTCAGCAGCCCAGGTGAGACTGGCAGGCGAGGCGGTGCTGGGCCTGGAAGGAGGAGGACTTCTGGGAGGGTGGAGAGTTTCAAGAGGAGCCTAGAGCTTTCCCCTGCCCCTGCTGGGCCAGAGTTTGTGGACGTTAGCTCACAAGTCTCTCTGTGACCCTGGTGCCAGTCCCGTTTCGCAGCTGGCAGATTGCGGGACTGGAGTGAGGTCCTCTGAGGCCTTCCTGCTGCACTGCAgcttcttcccctccctcagcccacccacctctttttttctttcagttgttttgttttaatccctTTGTAGGAGGGAGGACATAAATAGTGAAGCACGAAGTTCATTTTAGCTGGAGTCGTGACAAGACAGGTTGAAGGGAGAATGCACAATCCACGTGAGGGGAGGGGTCCATTTCATCTGCTAGCGGATGCCCCGTGCCTTAGGCCAGGGTCTGTGCCCAGTAGACGCACAAGTAACAGTTGTTAAATGAGGCCACTCCCAAATGCCCTCGAACGTCATGGCGAGATGCTAGGTGCCAGTGTCTGAAAAGCACTCGGGGTCTCCAgcgggccctgccctgcccacagagACAGGACTAGAGGTTTATTCAGTGCTCGCCTGACCCTTTGCCATCGTCATCGTGACCAACCCAAGACTTCTCAGCCGACCCTAATGCCCCTtcactcccaccccagccttggAGACGGCCACGCCTCATTGCCCTGCCTCTGCGGCCACTTGCCCTTAGACTTCAAGACGGTGGCTCGGTCTCCCGCAGGGCAGTGTGCGAGGGCTTTGTCAGAATGATTTCTCTACCTTTTGGTTTGCATTTTGAAAGCCAGCTATTGATGCATCTGAAAACTGGACCTCTGGGGGTGTAGAGGTGGCGTTTTGATAGCTCAGACGAGACTCTAGTGAATCCTGAGTATTGCTGGGAAGCCTCGTCAGGAGAGTGGTCTCTTGGGAATGTACCCTGGGACTCGGGTGGCAGATACGTGCTCAGCCAGCCGCCGTCCAGCTAGTGTAAACAGCCGTCCGCACCTCCGAGGACTGCGTGGGGACCAGTCCTCGGCCTTGTACGGTCCTGACTGGGTGGGGTTTGCTCACTGTGTCCTTCTCTGCATTAGGGGTTCCAGCTGCCGAAGCCACCAGAGCCCCCTTCTGTCGAGGTGGAGTACTACACCATTGCCGAGTTCCAGTCGTGCATTTCTGACGGCATCAGTTTTCGGGGCGGACAGAAGGCAGAGGTAAGCCCCAGGCGAGGGGGCTGAGGGTTTTAACTCATCGGTCTTGCTAGTAGGGTTCCTGGGGGGCGGACAGGGAACGTATGAAAACGAGCCCCACGGGATGAGCATTTGCATAAAGCTCGTTAGTGCCCCCGCCTGGACTGGAACCCAGGACGCGCCCCTGCGCCTGCGCTCGCCTCACAGCAGTGTCCCCAAGCATGTGCTCGAGGAACGGGCTGCCGCAAAAGTAAGGGCTCCTGTGGTCAGATGACGCTGGGAACAGTGGGTTAAACAAAATCCAGCTCATTTGTCGTTTCAACTGCAGAGCCCAAGATGTCACTGGAGTCTCTCCTGAGGGGCTAGAATAGGCAGCATCGGCCAGACCCGTTCGCCCCACAGGCTTCCTGTCCCAGGGGCACCGTGGGGGCCAGATCCCGCAGGCCCCACGTCAGGAAGTGCTGTTGCTGGGAGAATGTGGTCTGGCTGAGCGGGTTAAggtatgggcacttgggttctgGCCATGTCCACCCCTGGCCTTTGATGCAGTCGCTTCTGCCCACCCCCGAGACTTTATGTCTCTCTGCAAAACAGGGTAACAGACCCCGGGGTGCTCCTCCCAGCCTGTCTCCTGGCATTTGTACGACTCGATTGTGTGGCTGGTGTTGAGCAAGGTGTTCCAGGGGACAGAGATCTGTCACTGTCATTCCTCTGAGTGGCTGTGGGTAGTAATTAAGTCCAACTAACACATATGAAACTGTCAGATTCATTGCGCAGTCTCTGCCTATGAAGAGGTGACATCCCCAACCTGAATGTTTTAAAGCACATGTCTGGAGCTTGGAACTAAATTTCCAGGAGGAATTATTCTCTTGGTGCTTAGGCTTCCAGGGGAGCCTACAAAGCTCATGACGTGGCAGAACTGTCATCCTGTCAACCTCAGACAGAGGTTAAGGAGGAAGCTCCTTGTCCTAATGTGGAAGTGACTGAGAGCCCCCACCCTTCCGACAAGAAACCATTCAACCCAAAGCAACCTGTTCAGCTGATGGAATTTCTATGGGATTCCACGGGCAGTGGACACGGGGGAGCTGCCTGCAGGGCGGCCCTGGCCTcaagcctgcccctcccagctcaGCTCATCTGCACCTTCCCATCCTGTCCTGACCTGAGACACCCTTTCAAGGGTTTCCAAGGGGGACCTAGCAACGCTGGAGTGGAAGGAGGCCGAGGGCATTGGCATGGTAGCTTTTCATGTATACGAGTCCTTGATGAATTGGGTTTTGTAGGGACTGACTGGGGACAGTGTAGCTTCTAAGTGCCTCAGCTTGGGGGAGGAAGAGTAGGCCAGCTTGGCAAGGGTGTTGACACAGACTTAGGACAAGGGGAGGGGCCTTGGAGAGATGAtagagacctgggtttgaattctggtcaGTCACGTACTGCCTTGGGTCTCGGGCCCCTTATGCCGCGGCCCAGTTGATtcgtctgtgaaatggagatgagGTATCCCAGAGCCAAAGCATGAAGCTCCTCACCTGGGACATCACAGGGTCCCAGAGATCCTCCCAACTCACTGGCCTGTCTGCCCTCTCCCCCCAGGTCATCGATAAGAACTCAGGCGGCTGGTGGTACGTGCAGATCGGTGAGAAGGAGGGCTGGGCGCCCGCGTCTTACATCGATAAGCGCAAGAAGCCCAACCTGAGCCGCCGCACAAGCACCCTGACCCGGCCCAAGGTGCCTCCTCCGGCGCCCCCCAGCAAGCCcaaggaggccgaggagggccCTGTGGGTGCCGGCGAGAGCCAGGACTCCCCACGGAAGCTCAAGTACGAGGAGCCTGAGTATGACATCCCGGCGTTCGGCTTCGACTCGGAGCCAGAGCTGAGCGAGGAGCCCGCAGAGGACAAAGCCCCGGGGGACCGGCGGCCGGCCCAGCCCCACAAGCCCTCGCCCGCCTCCTCGCTGCAGCGGGCCCACTTCAAGGTGGGCGAGTCTTCAGAGGACGTGGCCCTGGAAGAGGAGACAATCTACGAGAACGAGGGCTTCCGGCCGTGCACAGAGGACACCCTGTCCGCCAGGGGCTCCTCTGGGGACAGTGACTCCCCAGGGGGCTCCTCGCTGTCCCTCACCAGGAAAAACTCCCCCAAGTCGGGCTCGCCCAAGTCGTCCTCACTCCTGAAGCTCAAGGCAGAGAAGAACGCCCAGGCAGAACTGGGGAAGAACCACTCCTcggcctccttttcctcctccatcACCATAAACaccacctgctcctcctcctcttcctcctcctcctccttgtccaAGAACAGCAGCGACCTGAAGCCCCGCTCGGCCTCGGACGCAGGCATCCGCGGCACTCCCAAGGTCGGGGCGAAGAAGGACGCTGACGTGAAGGCCGGGCTGACCTGTGCCCGGGCCAAGCCATCGGTCCGGCCCAAGCCGTTCCTGAACCGGGCTGAGTCACAGAGCCAAGAGAAGATGGACATCAGCACTTTACGGCGCCAGCTGAGGCCCACGGGCCAGCTCCGGGGAGGCCTCAGGGGCTCGAAGAGTGAGGACTCCGAGCTGCCCCCGCAGACAGCCTCCGAGGGTCCCGATGAGGGGCCTAGGAGAGGCTCGGCCGACCTCATCACCCCCCGGGCCGCCACTCCCCCATGTCCCACCAAGAAGGAAGGGGACGGGCAGGCCACCTCCTACGTGACATGCAGCGCCTACCAGAAGGTCCAGGACTCGGAGGTCAGCTTCCCCGCGGGTGTGGAGGTGCAGGTGCTGGAGAAGCTGGAGAGCGGGTGGTGGTACGTGAGGTTCGGGGAGCTGGAGGGCTGGGCCCCCTCCCACTACTTGGTGCTTGGCGAGAACGAGCAGCCCGAGCCCGCTGGCAAGGAGCCGGACGCAGGGTCCCCCAAGAGCAAGCAGAACGAGGGCAAGTCCGACAGCCTGGAGAAGGTGGAGAGGCGCGTCCAAGCCCTGAACACGGTGAACCAGAGCAAGCGGGCCACGCCGCCCATCCCCTCCAAGCCGCCCGGGGGCTTCGGCAAGACCGCAGGTGCCGCCGCAGTGAAGATGAGGAATGGCGTGCGGCAGGTGGCTGTCAGGCCCCAGTCGGTGTTTGTGTCCCCGCCGCCCAAGGACAACAACCTGTCCTGCGCCCTGCGGAGGAACGAGTCGCTCACGGCCACCGACGGCCTCCGTGGCGTCCGCCGGAACTCCTCCTTCAGCACTGCTCGCTCCGCGGCCGCCGAGGCCAAGGGCCGCCTGGCCGAACGGGCTGCCAGCCAGGGCTCGGACTCTCCGCTTCTGCCCACCCAGCGTAACGGCATCCCCGTGTCCCCTGTGCGCCCCAAGCCCATCGAGAAGTCCCAGTTCATCCACAATAACCTCAAAGATGTGTACATCTCCATCGCAGACTACGAGGGTGATGAGGAGACGGCGGGCTTCCAGGAGGGGGTGTCCATGGAGGTTCTGGAGAGGAACCCCAATGGCTGGTGGTACTGCCAGATCCTGGATGGGGTGAAGCCCTTCAAAGGCTGGGTGCCCTCCAACTACCTTGAGAAGAAGAACTGACGGGGGGGCGTGGCGTCCTTCCAGCCTCCGTGTGCCACCGTAGCCGCCACTGGTTGAGCGGTGAGATGAAgacagagggaaaggaaagatgggcaggggcgggggcagaCAACACAGATCCCTGCAGAATGTGTGACCTCAGAGATGCCTCCTCCAGGCTGTCCCCcagctgggaggtggggatggtGAGGACCCACATTGAGTAGGGAACGGAATGGGCCAGGGAGTCCCGGTCCTGGGACCCAGAGCTGAGAAAGCTGAGACCCACAGTGCACCTTGGTGACTTTGCTGATTGACTACGTGCCATTTGGGACGGGCTGCGTGGGAATCCCCAATTGTGCCTTTGCTGCAAACCTGGAAAAGATGTCATAGGGGGCCTCCAGCGCTCTGTCCCTGCGTGGCCCAGTTTTGGTTGCTGGCATCTTGCCACCGGAGGTAGCCCTTGTATCATCCTAATCTgtatttgtgaattgtgctggttTCCCAGGGACTGCCACTGCCCGCCACCGGTGGGTGCGTTAGAAGACACCACTGGCTCTGGGGCTTGGAGGTGTCCGTGGGAGCCCAAGCCTGTCCTGGGCCAGGCCGTTGTCCATGTCTGTTAGTGAAATGAAAAGCAGTTCCCAGTTGCCAGCAAGGACCACCTTCCATAGCTGTCACTGTCCTGGCCTTGAGAGGACAGCCCCTCCTCAGGGCACCCGCGGAGGACACAGGGAGGGTGGGTGAAGCTGTCAGTCTCCTCGTAGTCTGCACAGACTCTTGTGGATGTTCCGGGTGGGCGTTTCCTTTGCATGTTTTGGGAGAAGTTATTGAT belongs to Lemur catta isolate mLemCat1 chromosome 14, mLemCat1.pri, whole genome shotgun sequence and includes:
- the SH3PXD2A gene encoding SH3 and PX domain-containing protein 2A isoform X3; its protein translation is MLAYCVQDATVVDVEKRRNPSKHYVYIINVTWSDSTSQTIYRRYSKFFDLQMQLLDKFPIEGGQKDPKQRIIPFLPGKILFRRSHIRDVAVKRLKPIDEYCRALVRLPPHISQCDEVFRFFEARPEDVNPPKEDYGSSKRKSVWLSSWAESPKKDVTGADTNAEPMILEQYVVVSNYKKQENSELSLQAGEVVDVIEKNESGWWFVSTSEEQGWVPATYLEAQNGTRDDSDINTSKTGEVSKRRKAHLRRLDRRWTLGGMVNRQHSREEKYVTVQPYTSQSKDEIGFEKGVTVEVIRKNLEGWWYIRYLGKEGWAPASYLKKAKDDLPARKKNLAGPVEIIGNIMEISNLLNKKASGDKEAPPAEGEGHEAPITKKEISLPILCNASNGSALGVPERTVSKLAQGSPAVARIAPQRAQISSPNLRTRPPPRRESSLGFQLPKPPEPPSVEVEYYTIAEFQSCISDGISFRGGQKAEVIDKNSGGWWYVQIGEKEGWAPASYIDKRKKPNLSRRTSTLTRPKVPPPAPPSKPKEAEEGPVGAGESQDSPRKLKYEEPEYDIPAFGFDSEPELSEEPAEDKAPGDRRPAQPHKPSPASSLQRAHFKVGESSEDVALEEETIYENEGFRPCTEDTLSARGSSGDSDSPGGSSLSLTRKNSPKSGSPKSSSLLKLKAEKNAQAELGKNHSSASFSSSITINTTCSSSSSSSSSLSKNSSDLKPRSASDAGIRGTPKVGAKKDADVKAGLTCARAKPSVRPKPFLNRAESQSQEKMDISTLRRQLRPTGQLRGGLRGSKSEDSELPPQTASEGPDEGPRRGSADLITPRAATPPCPTKKEGDGQATSYVTCSAYQKVQDSEVSFPAGVEVQVLEKLESGWWYVRFGELEGWAPSHYLVLGENEQPEPAGKEPDAGSPKSKQNEGKSDSLEKVERRVQALNTVNQSKRATPPIPSKPPGGFGKTAGAAAVKMRNGVRQVAVRPQSVFVSPPPKDNNLSCALRRNESLTATDGLRGVRRNSSFSTARSAAAEAKGRLAERAASQGSDSPLLPTQRNGIPVSPVRPKPIEKSQFIHNNLKDVYISIADYEGDEETAGFQEGVSMEVLERNPNGWWYCQILDGVKPFKGWVPSNYLEKKN
- the SH3PXD2A gene encoding SH3 and PX domain-containing protein 2A isoform X1, with translation MLAYCVQDATVVDVEKRRNPSKHYVYIINVTWSDSTSQTIYRRYSKFFDLQMQLLDKFPIEGGQKDPKQRIIPFLPGKILFRRSHIRDVAVKRLKPIDEYCRALVRLPPHISQCDEVFRFFEARPEDVNPPKEDYGSSKRKSGADTNAEPMILEQYVVVSNYKKQENSELSLQAGEVVDVIEKNESGWWFVSTSEEQGWVPATYLEAQNGTRDDSDINTSKTGEVSKRRKAHLRRLDRRWTLGGMVNRQHSREEKYVTVQPYTSQSKDEIGFEKGVTVEVIRKNLEGWWYIRYLGKEGWAPASYLKKAKDDLPARKKNLAGPVEIIGNIMEISNLLNKKASGDKEAPPAEGEGHEAPITKKEISLPILCNASNGSALGVPERTVSKLAQGSPAVARIAPQRAQISSPNLRTRPPPRRESSLGFQLPKPPEPPSVEVEYYTIAEFQSCISDGISFRGGQKAEVIDKNSGGWWYVQIGEKEGWAPASYIDKRKKPNLSRRTSTLTRPKVPPPAPPSKPKEAEEGPVGAGESQDSPRKLKYEEPEYDIPAFGFDSEPELSEEPAEDKAPGDRRPAQPHKPSPASSLQRAHFKVGESSEDVALEEETIYENEGFRPCTEDTLSARGSSGDSDSPGGSSLSLTRKNSPKSGSPKSSSLLKLKAEKNAQAELGKNHSSASFSSSITINTTCSSSSSSSSSLSKNSSDLKPRSASDAGIRGTPKVGAKKDADVKAGLTCARAKPSVRPKPFLNRAESQSQEKMDISTLRRQLRPTGQLRGGLRGSKSEDSELPPQTASEGPDEGPRRGSADLITPRAATPPCPTKKEGDGQATSYVTCSAYQKVQDSEVSFPAGVEVQVLEKLESGWWYVRFGELEGWAPSHYLVLGENEQPEPAGKEPDAGSPKSKQNEGKSDSLEKVERRVQALNTVNQSKRATPPIPSKPPGGFGKTAGAAAVKMRNGVRQVAVRPQSVFVSPPPKDNNLSCALRRNESLTATDGLRGVRRNSSFSTARSAAAEAKGRLAERAASQGSDSPLLPTQRNGIPVSPVRPKPIEKSQFIHNNLKDVYISIADYEGDEETAGFQEGVSMEVLERNPNGWWYCQILDGVKPFKGWVPSNYLEKKN
- the SH3PXD2A gene encoding SH3 and PX domain-containing protein 2A isoform X2 codes for the protein MKGRKIFGGGQMQLLDKFPIEGGQKDPKQRIIPFLPGKILFRRSHIRDVAVKRLKPIDEYCRALVRLPPHISQCDEVFRFFEARPEDVNPPKEDYGSSKRKSGADTNAEPMILEQYVVVSNYKKQENSELSLQAGEVVDVIEKNESGWWFVSTSEEQGWVPATYLEAQNGTRDDSDINTSKTGEVSKRRKAHLRRLDRRWTLGGMVNRQHSREEKYVTVQPYTSQSKDEIGFEKGVTVEVIRKNLEGWWYIRYLGKEGWAPASYLKKAKDDLPARKKNLAGPVEIIGNIMEISNLLNKKASGDKEAPPAEGEGHEAPITKKEISLPILCNASNGSALGVPERTVSKLAQGSPAVARIAPQRAQISSPNLRTRPPPRRESSLGFQLPKPPEPPSVEVEYYTIAEFQSCISDGISFRGGQKAEVIDKNSGGWWYVQIGEKEGWAPASYIDKRKKPNLSRRTSTLTRPKVPPPAPPSKPKEAEEGPVGAGESQDSPRKLKYEEPEYDIPAFGFDSEPELSEEPAEDKAPGDRRPAQPHKPSPASSLQRAHFKVGESSEDVALEEETIYENEGFRPCTEDTLSARGSSGDSDSPGGSSLSLTRKNSPKSGSPKSSSLLKLKAEKNAQAELGKNHSSASFSSSITINTTCSSSSSSSSSLSKNSSDLKPRSASDAGIRGTPKVGAKKDADVKAGLTCARAKPSVRPKPFLNRAESQSQEKMDISTLRRQLRPTGQLRGGLRGSKSEDSELPPQTASEGPDEGPRRGSADLITPRAATPPCPTKKEGDGQATSYVTCSAYQKVQDSEVSFPAGVEVQVLEKLESGWWYVRFGELEGWAPSHYLVLGENEQPEPAGKEPDAGSPKSKQNEGKSDSLEKVERRVQALNTVNQSKRATPPIPSKPPGGFGKTAGAAAVKMRNGVRQVAVRPQSVFVSPPPKDNNLSCALRRNESLTATDGLRGVRRNSSFSTARSAAAEAKGRLAERAASQGSDSPLLPTQRNGIPVSPVRPKPIEKSQFIHNNLKDVYISIADYEGDEETAGFQEGVSMEVLERNPNGWWYCQILDGVKPFKGWVPSNYLEKKN